Genomic window (Chryseobacterium bernardetii):
GGCTCATTATATTGATAAAGATTGGGGCGGACACGACCAGGAAATTTTTATGCCGAAAGTAGATGGCATCGAAGAACTTTTAAAGGCAAGAAAAGATCATGCTTACGGTGAACAGCGGGATTATTTTGAGGATGCCAACTGCCTCGGGTGGGTACGCGAAGGAGATGATGCTCATACAGGATGTGCTGTAGTACTCAGCAATAAAGATTCTTATAACAAACCAATGGAAGTTGGAAAACAGTATGCAGGAAAGAAATTCAAGGACTTATTGAAAAGATTCAAAACTAAAGTAACCATTGATGAAAACGGCTGGGGAGATTTCCCTGTCCCTGCCGGCAATGTAAGTGTCTGGATTCCTGAATAACAACAACTTTCATTAAAAAAAGTATAAAAGCGCCCACTATTGATGGACGCTTTTCGTTTTATTATCATACAGAATATCAGCATTTAATACCGCGGCAGCTCCATAAATCCGGTGCCCATTCACAGCAGTAATTGTCTTCATTATAGAAGCAGCATATTCTGTCTCTGATGATGATACCTCCCTGTACATGTTTAAGTTCCTCTCTGTTAACTTTTCTAGCGTTTTGAAGTTTTGTTGATTTCATAGTTTAATGTTTTAGTATTTGGTCTTATAAAGATAACAAAAAAGACATTAAAATTCATAATCAACTATAAAACAAATAAATAAGATGATATTATTATAAAAAGAACACTAATCAGTAACTATTTCATCACATTTAAGGTGATTCTATTTTTTCTATTTTAAGGATTTCCGGCCGCTCAGACTGATCTGAAATGTTTCCGGTTCTCGCAAATTCTGCCCAAAGGGCCCTGAGCTTTGTTCCATGCTCATGAATACGTTCCCAGGGAATATTTTTCAACATTTCGGAGGATTTCCAGGCAGATTCGTTACCGAAAATTAAAGGAAGGTCAATGCAATGCGGTGCTCCAATAGCATTTTCTTTCAGTTTAGAATGTATTCTGAATAAATAGGCATTACCACCGCCTTTTGCATGATTTTCTGCAAATTGTCTGGCTGGTGATCCATAGATAAATTCTGTAGTTTTCTGAACCGTTTTATCCATAATTCTCAACCCAAGACCTTTCCCGAAATATTTATTTAAAGCTTCTGAAGTTTTGAGATAAAATGCTGTTTCATCATTATTCAAGCCAATCAATACATCATATTTTTTTGCATTTACTTTCCATTTTTCAACAGATTCCTCTTCGCTACATAAAGGTGTAAATCCATATTGGGTACCAAAAGGCATCGCAGCTTTCAAACCGTATTTCATAACAGAAGGAACAAATCTTCCGTAATCATCCATCATCTTATAAACATCAGTCTCATCTTTAATCCCTTCTGTTTTCTTCAGAAACTCGGCTGACATTTTCTGTCTTTTATAGCGTAATCCCAACGGTGCACTCTGAATAATTACCCGCTGGAACAGGTCATCAACACCTTCTGAGATCATTAGATGGGCAATTGCATCACCACCAGAAGACTGACCAAGCAGGGTAATATTTCCAGGATCTCCTCCAAAATCTGTAATATTGGTTTTGATCCATTTCAATGCTTCAATCATATCCAGTAGCCCTAGATTAGGTGGTCTTTTTTCATTACCTCCTAAAAAACCAAAGAGTCCCAGGCGATAGGAAACCGTCACCACAATAATGTGCTGCTCTTTCACCCATTCAGCAGGATCTGCAGTGGGAAGATCACCACACCCAATTTCATGGGAACCACCGTGAACCCATACCACTACCGGAAGCCTCTCATTATCAGGTATATTTTCAGGACGGGTAACAGAAAGATATTGTGTGGATTCTTCAGGTTCAAATTCTTCAACAGGAGTTATACCAATCATTTTTTCTACAAGCGGACTTAGCTTCTGTGGACAAACCGGAGTTTTATCCTTAAACCTGCTGTCAAAAATAAAATGATCTACAGGAACAGGTTTTTGAAATCTTTCTGAACGGGCATACCGAATACTTTTTGCCCTGATGATCCCGTTTTCTTTAAATGCTGTAATTGTTCCGAATTTGGTATTGAGAACCACCGTTTCTCTATGCTGTGAGTTCATTTTTTTAAACTGTGAAATCTTTAGCTTAAAGATAGTTCTGTTTTTTGAGAATAGAAAATTTATATGGCTAATTAAACATTAATGCCTCTATCGTTCAGTTGTTTTCAGTTTATTTCACTACTTTTTAGTAGGTTATTTTACTTTTTAGCGAAGTGTTGAATATTGAAACAAAAAATAATTTATTTTTTTACGTCAATTTTTGTCGTTTTGCGGGGGTAGGTTTGCATTATAACTGCTAAAGAATAGATTAATAAGATTAAAAATGTTTATACTAAATCTATTAAATAAATCTTTTCATTGTGAACTAAAAAATATACTTTTGCAGAAAATTTAAAATACAATTACTTAATACACATACAACTATGAAAACACAATTATTCTCGTTGGCATTATTAGTGTCATCATTTACATTTGCGCAATCATGGAATTTAAACGGAAATACAGGAACTAACCCATCCAATAATTTTATTGGGACTACGGATAATCAACCTTTAGTGTTAAAGTCTAATAATAATGCAGGGCTTCGTTTATTGCCAGCGGGAGATGTAAGAGTAGGCTTAAATGATGTTGACACAGCTTCTCCGGCAGAACTAAGAGTTTATAATAGTGAAAGTACTCTTGTTGAAGTTGCCAATTCATTGGGAAGATTTCAAATTGCGAAGGCTGGATGTGATGGTTGCTACTCGGAAAAAGCTGGAGATACTGTGCTTAGAAACTTAGGAAAAACCCATAATATCATACTTTCTCTTCCCAACGATAATAATGACGGTACATCTTATATTGGTATTAATGATGGCGCTCGTGGTACATGGATTAAATTTTTCAATAACGGAATTGCAAGATTTGATGGCAAAATAAATGCTAAAGAAGTTGAAGTAAAAGCTAATGTATGGGCTGATTATGTATTTAAAAAAGAATATCAGCTGAGATCTTTAGAGGATGTTGAAAAACATATTATTGAAAAAGGGCATTTGCCTAATATTCCTACTGCTCAGGAAGTGCTTGAAAATGGAATTAATCTTGCTGAGATGAATTCTAAGCTGCTTGAGAAGATTGAAGAATTAACACTGTACTCTATTGAACAAAATAAGAAATTAAAGTCTCAAGCAGAAGAAATTAAGATATTAAAGAAACAATCCAAAGAGCTTCAGGAACTGAAATATCAAGTTCAACAATTATTATCCACTAAAAAATAATCACAAATGAAAAGAAAATTACTATCACTATCATCGCTGATGATAGGTTTTTTCGGATTTTCCCAGACCGAAGTGTATTTCAAGTATGATGAAGCCGGAAATCAAAGATACAGAGGAACAAATTCAGCAGGAAGAACAACACAGGAACCAGCAACTGCGGAATCTAAAATAGTTGCTACAACCCAAGTTCAACCTGAATCTCAAATGATAGATAAAGCTACTTTTTGGAAACAAATTAGGTTGTATCCTGTTCCTGTTAGTGATGTTCTGACTATCGACTGGACTGAGAAGGTAGACGGACTTATCGAATCGGTTTCACTGTATCAGCACAGTACCGTTCACTGGAAATTCCAGCAGCAGAATATGCCTGATTTGAACAGAAAACTTAAAATCAATATGACCGGCTACGATTGGGGTATTTATGTTTTGCACTTTACGTTGAAAGATGGAAGAGTATTCAGCCGAAACATCACGAAACGATAAACTTTTAACTAAAATAATTTACTACAAAACAACAAATATGAAATTATTTTCATCATTTATACTGTCCTTGTTTTCAGTATTGGGCTTTTCACAGACCATACTATACCAGGCAGAAAGTACTTCGAGAACAGTGCAAGATCCACAATCAGTGATCCTTACCGAAGGCTTTCATGCAAAATCTGATGTTTCCAATCCTTTTGTGGCAAAAATAGGCCCTGCGACGGAAAATCCGGGCGGGGGGCCAACAGACTCTCAGGCGGGAAGCAATAATCCATCAGGAACTACGGCTCCGGCAGGACAAAGCTTTCATGATACTAAAGGAAATATTGAAGTAAATGGAGCCGGACAATTGCAATTTACTTTACCTATTGCTTTACCGCCGGGAGTGAAAAGTGCGGCCCCACAAATAAACCTCGTTTATACCAGTGGCTTCGGAAATGGTATTGCGGGGTATGGATGGAATCTTTCCGGGGTTACAACAATATCAAGAGTTGGCAGGAATATTGAAAAGGATGGAGAAGTAAAAGGAATACAATTGGATTATTCTGATTATTATAGCTTTAATGGACAGCGATTGATTCTTAAGTCTGGTGAATATGGAAAAGACGGGGCTGAATATGTAACAGAGAAATATTCCAATATTAAGATAAAATCTTTTGGCTCCGCATCAGGACAAGCATGGAAAGGGCCTGAATATTGGGAGGTAACTTTTGAGGATGGCTCTCAGTCATGGTATGGAGCAATCGCTTCCGGGAATAGTACAGCCAGAACACCATTGGAATATAATATTGTAAAATGGAAGGATGCACAGGGAAATTATATTACCTATAACTACACTCAGAACAACTCTAATAATGTGGCAGTAATTGCTAGTATTACTTGGGGTGGAAATGAAACTTTGGATAAACCTCATTTCAATACCATTGAATTTACTTATTTACCAAGAAAGATTATCGAAACATCTTATTTGAAAGGAATATTATTCAAACAAGATAAAATATTAGATCAAATAAAAGTTAAAGCTAACGGTTCTCCGTTTAAAAGTTATTCAATTCAATATTCCGAAACACAAAATATAGTTAATAATGATTCTAATAATAAAGTTAATTATGATTTTGTTGAAAAGATTATTGAATATAACTCAGAAGGAAAAGAAGCCAATCCTATAGTTTTTTCTTCAGCTACAATGGGCACAAGCTCTAATGAATATGATTTTGGGGATTATAATAATGTTATTACAACAGGGGATTATAATGGAGACGGTTTAGTAGATTTCATTGTAATGCAACCAGCACAAAATGGAAGACCTGAAGGATATTATATTTATTTTGATGCTATCAACAACAGCATCCCTTCTTTTGTTTATTTGGGGCCATCAAGCACTTATTGGCCAGGCAGTAGCTTTACAACATTTAACATAAAATCGGCAGACAATTACATTAAAACAAAGCAGGGGCTTATTATTTCAAAAAATAATGCAGGATATAACCCTCCTTCTTCAGGGGATATAGAACTTAAATATTATTCAATCAAAACTGACGGATCAGTTCTCAATACTTATAATAATCCTCTTGTTTTAGAATATGCTAAAACAATACAATCAGGAAGCTATGGGTATGCTGATTCTTTATATCCACCTGAAACTGACCCCGAATATATAGGGGGAATGAATGTCTCTCATCCTTCAAATATGAGGGAAGTGGATATTGATTCTGATGGGGTGTCTGAATTGATTTTGTCATTAAACGATAAAAAATGTAAATATGTGGTCATTGTACCTGATCCACCTAAAGGAAGATGGCAATGTAAGACATTGGGTTATAGATATGTAGTTGTAGATAATAATAATATACAAAATAATACAATCAGCATTATTCCGGAGACAACTCCTAAAAATATTTTAAGTAAGGGAGGGATTGTGGATTTTGATAATGATGGAAAACAGGATGTGATGTTTGTTGATCCAGCCAATACCAATGTTAGCGTTAGCTATTATACAAAAGACTATACGCAACCTTCTCCTGTTGTCAAGACCGTTGACACTCCACTCAATAATTTACATCAGTATGAATTAAAGAAAGTAAATAATAATTATGCTTTAAATTTAAAAAAGACATATTCCATAAAAGGAATAATTGATGGTATTCAATTTGGGGATTTAAATGGTGATAAGAATATTGAAGTATTATTACCAGTACATAATTTTGTTGGAATTACTGTTCTTGCGGGGTGGTCAATTTACTTGAATACAGGAAATGCCTTGGAAGAAAGTATTCAGGGGCTTATGTTTTATAGACCCTTTGATGTAACTGCTGTTGGGGCCAATTCTTTTTCTACCCCGAAATTACTTGATTTAGACAATGATGGGAAAAGTGAGATCGTAAATTCTGTTTCAACTTTCTACCCCAACAATCAGCCTTATACAAATTGGTATGTTCAAAGTTATAGTGAAGCCAAATATGATCCTAATAATGCACAATTCAAATGGTCATTTAATGAAAAAACACTTTATAATGCTACAAGAAATGAGGCAATAATAAGTCCTGTATTTGGAGATTTTAGGGTTAATAGTACTTCTTCTAAAATATTATTTCTTGTAAAAGGAATTAATGGTAATCATGAAAGAAAAATTATAAGCTACAAACATTATAGTCTCAATCCTGATAAAAATGTATCCTTGATATCACAGGGGTCACAAAATTATCATATAGATTATAAAGAACTTGATCCTTCTGTTAATTCTAATATTTATACTCCTATAAAACAAGAGCAATATCCATTTGTTGAAATGGACAGGCTTTCTCAAACTTTTGGAGTTTCTCAAATTCGCCAAACCGATGAACAAACCGTTCGAAAACAAGATTTCAGATACAGGGGATATATAGCTAATTTACACGGAAAGGGAGTAATCGGTTTTCGTCAAGCTGCTCGTTCTTCCTGGTACGCTGATGGGTTTGAGAATACCAAAATCTGGTCAGGAACTGAAATGGATCCCTTACAAGAAGGGGTTCCTGTAAAAGAATGGTCTATTAGAACCAATAATGAAAACCAGATATTTCCTGCGGATATTTCTGAGAATAACACCCAGTTGTTAAGTTTTAAATCTACTAATTACCAAATAGATAAGCTGTTAAATGGGCAGGTAATAACCGGAACAATTGCAGATTCCGATAAACCAAAGATAGTAACTGCTGTTGTTCCTAAAACCAGTAAAGTCAAAGACTTTTTAACAGGTATAATTACTGAAAATAGTATAACTTATGGAGAGTATTATCTTCCGGCACAAAGTATATCAAATGTTAATAATGGATATGCCATCACAACATCAACATCTGAATACACTCACAACCCTTCAGGAGTAGGCACAAATTATTATATAGGGCGACCAAAATCAAAGATTGATATAGTACAGGCTTATGGGGATACCAAATCAGCGAAGGAAGAGTATACTTACGAAAATAATCTTGTAAAAACTCTGAAAACCTGGAATCGTGATAATACCGGATATTTACTTGAAACATATAATTATGATGGATTCGGAAATGTTACCGGGAAAGTAATCAGTAATAGCATTGATCCTCAAACTCAAACCACTACAAGTGAATATGATTCTAAAGGGCGATTTGTAATTAAAAAAACCGATAATATAGGATTAATTACTCAAATTACGTATAACGATTGGGGGCAGATTGTAACGCAGACTGATCCTTTAGGAAATATTCTTACCAACAAATATGACAGTTGGGGGAAATTGTTGAGTTCCAAAAGTAATTTAGAAGGAACCACAACTTATCAGTATGAAAGAGATAATAACTCTAACATTATTGTTACCCAATATGATCCTGATGGGGATATTTCGAAAAAGTTCACCAATAAGTTGGGGCAAGAATATAAAACATCAACTAAAGCTTTTGGACAAGGACAGTATATTACCAAAGCTATTTTATATGATGCTTTGGGAAGAAAAACTTCTGAATCCGAATCTACCTTTAGTCCTGATGGCTTAGGTGGACCATGGAATCTAATAGCATATGATGATACTGTATTTCCTTCAAAGGTAACTGCTACTTCATATAAGGGTATTAAATTAGAGACCTCTGTCACAGGTTTAACAACGACAATAAAAGAACTCAATGGTTATCAGAGAACAACTTCTAAAACAGCAGATGCGTTAGGTAATGTAGTTTCAACTACTGATAAAGGAGGAACAATACAATTCTCATACAATGCAGCAGGAGAACAGATCAAAGCTCAATATGCAGAAAATATTGTTACTACCAAATATGATTCGTGGGGCAGAAAGTCAGAATTTAATGATCCATCCAATGGTACGTATAAGTATGAATATGATGGTTTCGGGCAACCAAAAAAAACAATCAGTCCAAAAGGAACGAAAGAATATAGCTACAATGACTTTGGACAGCTGATTGCTCAAAAAGAGCTTTCTACTACTGATGGTGGACAGGCTACCAACAAAATGATTTCTTATACTTATGATAATAAAGGAAGATTTGTTGCTAAATCAGGAACCTCCAAAGGACAGCCATATAGTAATAATGTTTCCTATGACCCACAAGGGAGATTATTATCATCATCTGAAAATAGTAATGGTAAATATTTTATTCAGAAAGGAATTACCTATGATGATAAAGGAAGAGTCATTTCTTATGAAAAACAGCTTTATTCTTCAGGTATATTGACCAAAGTACAGATTGAGAATGTTTATAGCGCATGGAATGGGGAGCTATACCAGCTTAAGGATAAAAACTCTGGGAAAATTCTTTGGGAATTGAAAGAAACCAATGCCCGAGGTCAAGTATTAAAAGCTAAA
Coding sequences:
- a CDS encoding carboxylesterase family protein, with the protein product MNSQHRETVVLNTKFGTITAFKENGIIRAKSIRYARSERFQKPVPVDHFIFDSRFKDKTPVCPQKLSPLVEKMIGITPVEEFEPEESTQYLSVTRPENIPDNERLPVVVWVHGGSHEIGCGDLPTADPAEWVKEQHIIVVTVSYRLGLFGFLGGNEKRPPNLGLLDMIEALKWIKTNITDFGGDPGNITLLGQSSGGDAIAHLMISEGVDDLFQRVIIQSAPLGLRYKRQKMSAEFLKKTEGIKDETDVYKMMDDYGRFVPSVMKYGLKAAMPFGTQYGFTPLCSEEESVEKWKVNAKKYDVLIGLNNDETAFYLKTSEALNKYFGKGLGLRIMDKTVQKTTEFIYGSPARQFAENHAKGGGNAYLFRIHSKLKENAIGAPHCIDLPLIFGNESAWKSSEMLKNIPWERIHEHGTKLRALWAEFARTGNISDQSERPEILKIEKIESP
- a CDS encoding cell wall anchor protein, with product MKTQLFSLALLVSSFTFAQSWNLNGNTGTNPSNNFIGTTDNQPLVLKSNNNAGLRLLPAGDVRVGLNDVDTASPAELRVYNSESTLVEVANSLGRFQIAKAGCDGCYSEKAGDTVLRNLGKTHNIILSLPNDNNDGTSYIGINDGARGTWIKFFNNGIARFDGKINAKEVEVKANVWADYVFKKEYQLRSLEDVEKHIIEKGHLPNIPTAQEVLENGINLAEMNSKLLEKIEELTLYSIEQNKKLKSQAEEIKILKKQSKELQELKYQVQQLLSTKK
- a CDS encoding RHS repeat-associated core domain-containing protein, whose amino-acid sequence is MKLFSSFILSLFSVLGFSQTILYQAESTSRTVQDPQSVILTEGFHAKSDVSNPFVAKIGPATENPGGGPTDSQAGSNNPSGTTAPAGQSFHDTKGNIEVNGAGQLQFTLPIALPPGVKSAAPQINLVYTSGFGNGIAGYGWNLSGVTTISRVGRNIEKDGEVKGIQLDYSDYYSFNGQRLILKSGEYGKDGAEYVTEKYSNIKIKSFGSASGQAWKGPEYWEVTFEDGSQSWYGAIASGNSTARTPLEYNIVKWKDAQGNYITYNYTQNNSNNVAVIASITWGGNETLDKPHFNTIEFTYLPRKIIETSYLKGILFKQDKILDQIKVKANGSPFKSYSIQYSETQNIVNNDSNNKVNYDFVEKIIEYNSEGKEANPIVFSSATMGTSSNEYDFGDYNNVITTGDYNGDGLVDFIVMQPAQNGRPEGYYIYFDAINNSIPSFVYLGPSSTYWPGSSFTTFNIKSADNYIKTKQGLIISKNNAGYNPPSSGDIELKYYSIKTDGSVLNTYNNPLVLEYAKTIQSGSYGYADSLYPPETDPEYIGGMNVSHPSNMREVDIDSDGVSELILSLNDKKCKYVVIVPDPPKGRWQCKTLGYRYVVVDNNNIQNNTISIIPETTPKNILSKGGIVDFDNDGKQDVMFVDPANTNVSVSYYTKDYTQPSPVVKTVDTPLNNLHQYELKKVNNNYALNLKKTYSIKGIIDGIQFGDLNGDKNIEVLLPVHNFVGITVLAGWSIYLNTGNALEESIQGLMFYRPFDVTAVGANSFSTPKLLDLDNDGKSEIVNSVSTFYPNNQPYTNWYVQSYSEAKYDPNNAQFKWSFNEKTLYNATRNEAIISPVFGDFRVNSTSSKILFLVKGINGNHERKIISYKHYSLNPDKNVSLISQGSQNYHIDYKELDPSVNSNIYTPIKQEQYPFVEMDRLSQTFGVSQIRQTDEQTVRKQDFRYRGYIANLHGKGVIGFRQAARSSWYADGFENTKIWSGTEMDPLQEGVPVKEWSIRTNNENQIFPADISENNTQLLSFKSTNYQIDKLLNGQVITGTIADSDKPKIVTAVVPKTSKVKDFLTGIITENSITYGEYYLPAQSISNVNNGYAITTSTSEYTHNPSGVGTNYYIGRPKSKIDIVQAYGDTKSAKEEYTYENNLVKTLKTWNRDNTGYLLETYNYDGFGNVTGKVISNSIDPQTQTTTSEYDSKGRFVIKKTDNIGLITQITYNDWGQIVTQTDPLGNILTNKYDSWGKLLSSKSNLEGTTTYQYERDNNSNIIVTQYDPDGDISKKFTNKLGQEYKTSTKAFGQGQYITKAILYDALGRKTSESESTFSPDGLGGPWNLIAYDDTVFPSKVTATSYKGIKLETSVTGLTTTIKELNGYQRTTSKTADALGNVVSTTDKGGTIQFSYNAAGEQIKAQYAENIVTTKYDSWGRKSEFNDPSNGTYKYEYDGFGQPKKTISPKGTKEYSYNDFGQLIAQKELSTTDGGQATNKMISYTYDNKGRFVAKSGTSKGQPYSNNVSYDPQGRLLSSSENSNGKYFIQKGITYDDKGRVISYEKQLYSSGILTKVQIENVYSAWNGELYQLKDKNSGKILWELKETNARGQVLKAKLGAVDINNSYDYVGFLTQVNHSSAVKPGILQLSYSFDAIKNELKSRTTGGDFNIVESFDYDDNNRLVNWTNPVIGVKPSSNRNVYDIKGRIMENDQVGTMKYENAAKIYQPTGMTLNATGVQNYSNDLIQSIVYNENNDPVFIDGMKGDVAFQYGLTSMRQRVTYGGNFSTDVEGKFTKFYSEDGSFEVVKDNTTGKEKYILYIGGTPYESNIVYLKNFTENSGSYKFLHKDYIGSILAISDEAGNKLEQRHFDAWGNFTHLQIGNGAIITDKNIIDNASLLLERGYTSHEHFAEVGIIHMNGRLYDPLLRRFLNADENIQDIFNTQNYNKYGYVFNNPLMFNDPSGEFVFAFVAAWGVSLFWGGVITAAIIGTAVGLAAYSLGVAISGGKWQLGGALKSMFWGGVSGAVTFGIGSAFTPAAGTVLTLTDKVASAMAQGLVHGFAQGTLSLMQGANFTHGFASGASGSWGASLFGGLAGSFANSAAGTVVSGMVLGGVASELTGGNFWEGAVVGGVVAGLNHTLHMIKTESSKDIIILNASDGAGGKGHSGLIIGNDKDGYIYMVSDGRVDSSGSTWMGGRNDSNIKTFKTRQEAMDYAKTQYHYDDSITIKTTAKQDLGAATRAMKQLRSNYHFLFNNCNHIISAALSGAGLSQYGGYSVIPNFNFKELKNNFQKR